In Apium graveolens cultivar Ventura chromosome 10, ASM990537v1, whole genome shotgun sequence, the following are encoded in one genomic region:
- the LOC141689377 gene encoding F-box protein At2g27310-like has translation MASNSCIHGRGASTITAVHPNIIETHILTRLDGPSLASMASTSPLLHKLCNKEYLWEDLCKSTWNSIEHPLVRQTISSFSGGYRSFFSDSFPLLGPNSCQVSYKDQVHTSELISAVDIYYGNDHVHANVIATKMDKRSSLGSLFCVELLDEEETAEMPIKYEGDENKCMLDVEKNLRLSWIIIDPNLRRAGNVSSLRPVSVRPYWDGSGIKVKYATILSGMDTTEFVECRVVAMFGCEVGKNIELKELSLCVVDMYQTRLNGEKSLRILTDAMQRGKRKKANGEEKEMYVKYMDLKRKKRDELKKDNMVYRVLWLTHGFWGQPPPSLSAALW, from the exons ATGGCTTCAAACTCTTGTATCCATGGCCGAGGAGCCTCTACAATCACTGCCGTGCACCCGAATATCATAGAAACTCACATATTAACTAGACTTGACGGCCCATCTCTTGCCTCCATGGCCTCTACTTCACCACTATTACATAAACTCTGCAACAAAGAATACTTGTGGGAAGACTTATGTAAATCTACTTGGAACTCCATTGAACACCCTCTTGTTCGACAAACTATCTCATCTTTTTCTGGTGGCTACCGCTCTTTTTTCTCCGATTCATTTCCCCTTCTCGGTCCAAATTCTTGTCAGGTAAGCTATAAAGATCAGGTTCATACATCAGAATTAATCTCAGCTGTTGATATATACTATGGAAATGATCATGTTCACGCGAATGTAATTGCAACGAAAATGGATAAGAGGAGTTCGCTTGGATCACTGTTCTGTGTGGAATTGCTTGATGAAGAAGAAACTGCGGAAATGCCAATAAAATATGAAGGTGATGAGAATAAGTGCATGTTAGATGTTGAGAAAAACTTGAGATTGAGCTGGATTATTATTGACCCAAATTTAAGAAGGGCAGGAAATGTGTCGAGTTTGAGGCCAGTTTCTGTAAGGCCGTATTGGGATGGGAGTGGAATAAAGGTGAAGTACGCAACAATTCTTTCGGGCATGGATACAACAGAGTTTGTTGAATGCAGAGTAGTAGCTATGTTTGGATGTGAAGTAGGAAAAAATATAGAGCTGAAGGAGCTGAGTTTGTGTGTAGTGGACATGTATCAGACGCGCTTAAATGGCGAAAAGAGTCTGCGGATTTTGACAGATGCTATGCAGAGGGGCAAAAGAAAGAAAGCAAATGGAGAAGAGAAAGAGATGTATGTAAAATATATGGatttaaaaagaaagaaaagagatgaactcaagaaggataaTATGGTGTACAGAGTTTTGTGGCTTACCCACG gattttgGGGCCAGCCGCCTCCATCCCTGAGTGCAGCTCTCTGGTAA